A genome region from Vicinamibacterales bacterium includes the following:
- a CDS encoding L,D-transpeptidase, protein MRRGSRHAWRTAGAVAVGVVCLAGAALAVRGVALRRGAMMQMAAAAAGSAVGAARAANAMHWAPDELAVAERASREALTRQRVEQVRVWPIPDAAPVVAAWSAAEASARAAERSARDRRAAGANSAGEQIDKASQAVAAAETAAATIYLGPDRQLLATSRTVLDEARAYQHAGDLETAAARARVAAALADQVRDRAAALAARYADAGTIARWQGWKRETIAWSRREGRAAIVVVKDAHEMTLFVRGEPVKTYTVELGFNWIADKRREGDGSTPEGRYRVVARLDHLASDFYKALLIDYPNAGDRAEFGRARRRGDIPASARIGGLIEIHGGGGRRRDWTEGCVAVTNPEIEDLFGRVSVGTPVTIVGSDTYGPIAEFARGRRRDAADRRP, encoded by the coding sequence ATGCGGCGCGGTAGTCGCCATGCGTGGCGGACGGCCGGCGCAGTGGCCGTTGGTGTGGTGTGCCTGGCCGGCGCGGCGTTGGCCGTGCGAGGCGTGGCGCTTCGCCGCGGCGCGATGATGCAGATGGCGGCCGCCGCCGCCGGCTCCGCCGTCGGTGCCGCGCGAGCCGCGAACGCGATGCACTGGGCGCCGGACGAGTTGGCGGTCGCCGAACGTGCGTCGCGCGAGGCGCTCACGCGGCAGCGCGTCGAGCAGGTTCGCGTGTGGCCAATCCCCGACGCGGCGCCCGTCGTCGCCGCGTGGTCGGCGGCCGAAGCCTCCGCGCGCGCCGCTGAGCGGTCGGCACGCGACCGGCGCGCCGCAGGAGCCAACTCCGCCGGCGAGCAGATCGACAAGGCCAGCCAGGCGGTCGCGGCCGCCGAGACGGCCGCGGCGACGATCTACCTCGGACCCGATCGACAACTCCTGGCGACCTCACGCACCGTCCTCGACGAGGCACGTGCCTACCAGCACGCGGGCGATCTCGAGACGGCCGCGGCGCGCGCCCGGGTGGCGGCGGCGCTGGCCGACCAGGTCCGCGACCGGGCCGCCGCGCTCGCGGCCCGGTACGCCGACGCCGGGACGATCGCGCGATGGCAGGGCTGGAAACGCGAGACGATTGCCTGGTCCCGACGCGAGGGGCGCGCGGCCATCGTCGTCGTGAAGGACGCGCACGAGATGACGCTCTTCGTGCGCGGCGAGCCGGTGAAGACCTATACCGTCGAACTCGGCTTCAACTGGATTGCCGACAAACGCCGGGAGGGCGACGGCTCCACGCCCGAGGGACGCTACCGCGTCGTGGCTCGGCTGGACCACCTGGCGTCCGACTTCTACAAGGCGCTGCTCATCGACTATCCCAACGCCGGCGATCGTGCGGAGTTCGGCCGCGCTCGTCGCCGCGGCGACATCCCGGCGTCGGCCCGAATCGGCGGGCTCATCGAGATCCATGGCGGAGGCGGGCGTCGCCGCGACTGGACGGAAGGGTGCGTCGCGGTCACCAATCCGGAGATCGAGGACCTGTTCGGCCGCGTGAGCGTGGGCACACCCGTGACCATTGTCGGGAGCGACACCTATGGACCCATTGCCGAGTTCGCCAGGGGACGCCGCCGGGACGCCGCCGACCGCAGACCCTGA
- a CDS encoding DUF1684 domain-containing protein yields the protein MSGNSLRRRIVLVMMAALAVPCVAPAQGGAQKPAATPTDPVAAILASHKTADDAYANAPMSPFTAVAVQYFSPGQAMRLGIGPSGAEFGTSPAAPDIIELTLDAGAFWVTPVAGTPPLVVKTSGEGDVSGLPGAAVTGRTKLAPREVVRIGRFFVELYARPDTGNARVFDPELPARTAYAGLKWYPPAPSLQVKARYVANPTPAPVTITTSRGLRKEYFRVGTFEFSVDRTAQRLTVLASVASPKAGDELFVAFRDLTTGNETYEVGRYLFIPCAEAGGTYVLDFNKATNPLCNYSPHYNCPIPPKENLLTVPIRAGEMKYPARH from the coding sequence ATGAGCGGAAACAGTCTGCGAAGACGGATTGTCCTGGTGATGATGGCGGCGCTGGCGGTTCCCTGTGTCGCACCCGCGCAAGGCGGCGCGCAGAAGCCCGCCGCAACGCCGACCGACCCGGTTGCCGCGATCCTGGCTTCGCACAAGACAGCCGATGACGCGTACGCGAACGCACCGATGTCGCCGTTCACGGCGGTTGCCGTGCAGTACTTCTCACCAGGGCAGGCGATGCGTCTCGGGATTGGGCCCTCCGGCGCGGAGTTCGGCACGAGTCCCGCGGCGCCTGACATCATCGAACTCACCTTGGACGCCGGCGCGTTCTGGGTGACGCCGGTGGCGGGAACGCCTCCCCTCGTGGTCAAGACGAGCGGCGAGGGTGACGTCTCGGGACTGCCGGGTGCGGCCGTGACCGGACGGACGAAGCTCGCGCCGCGCGAGGTGGTCCGCATCGGCAGGTTCTTCGTGGAGTTGTACGCGCGGCCGGACACGGGAAACGCGCGGGTGTTCGATCCCGAGTTGCCCGCGCGAACAGCCTACGCAGGCCTGAAGTGGTACCCGCCCGCTCCATCACTCCAGGTGAAGGCCCGCTACGTGGCGAACCCGACCCCCGCGCCGGTGACGATCACGACGAGTCGGGGTCTGCGGAAGGAGTACTTTCGGGTGGGAACCTTCGAGTTCAGCGTCGACCGAACCGCGCAGCGCCTGACGGTCCTGGCGAGTGTCGCGTCACCCAAGGCCGGCGATGAGCTGTTCGTGGCATTCCGCGACCTGACGACGGGCAACGAGACGTACGAGGTTGGCCGCTACCTGTTCATCCCGTGCGCGGAGGCCGGCGGCACCTACGTGCTGGACTTCAACAAGGCGACCAACCCGCTGTGCAACTACTCGCCTCATTACAACTGCCCGATTCCGCCGAAGGAGAACCTGCTCACGGTGCCGATTCGCGCGGGCGAGATGAAGTACCCGGCGCGGCATTGA
- a CDS encoding L,D-transpeptidase family protein, which translates to MDPLPSSPGDAAGTPPTADPEPRPAAQPPEADQARSVVRGPRRLGPVPLDRRSTAVAAGIAALLASIAWAGTGYHYEPYVDQPPPIVAKAATTERELRQGAVRLDRRNRDLTARLKATVPRGVYIVIDQTQNRLYLKRDDDTLLEAKCSAGSGMVLKESGGKKREWVFDSPRGRFEVLSMRRNPVWAKPDWAFVEENQPIPVNPADRLESGSLGEYALNFGNGYMIHGTLYERLLGRAVSHGCIRVGRDDLRQVWANARIGTHIFIY; encoded by the coding sequence ATGGACCCATTGCCGAGTTCGCCAGGGGACGCCGCCGGGACGCCGCCGACCGCAGACCCTGAACCTCGCCCGGCCGCCCAGCCTCCGGAGGCCGACCAGGCTCGGAGCGTCGTGCGCGGGCCGCGCCGCCTCGGTCCGGTTCCCCTCGACCGGCGATCGACAGCCGTCGCGGCCGGGATCGCCGCGCTGCTCGCCAGCATCGCCTGGGCCGGCACCGGCTACCACTACGAGCCGTATGTCGACCAACCGCCTCCGATCGTGGCCAAAGCGGCGACCACCGAACGGGAACTGAGGCAAGGGGCCGTGCGTCTCGACCGGCGGAACCGCGACCTCACCGCGCGTCTCAAGGCGACCGTCCCCCGAGGCGTCTACATCGTCATCGACCAGACGCAGAACCGGCTCTACCTCAAGCGCGATGACGACACGCTGCTCGAGGCGAAGTGCTCGGCCGGGTCGGGGATGGTACTGAAGGAGTCCGGCGGCAAGAAGCGAGAGTGGGTGTTCGACTCGCCGCGAGGACGGTTCGAGGTTCTGTCGATGAGGCGCAACCCGGTGTGGGCAAAGCCCGACTGGGCCTTCGTGGAGGAAAACCAGCCGATCCCCGTCAACCCGGCCGACCGGCTCGAGTCGGGCTCGCTCGGGGAGTACGCCCTCAACTTCGGCAACGGCTACATGATCCACGGAACGCTCTACGAACGCCTGCTGGGCCGTGCCGTCTCGCACGGCTGCATCCGCGTCGGACGCGACGACCTGCGGCAGGTCTGGGCGAACGCGCGGATCGGCACCCACATCTTCATCTACTGA
- a CDS encoding C-GCAxxG-C-C family (seleno)protein — protein sequence MTKAGNRISSIGTTRTFLAVGACSEALFNVLDRAFEHPLKAEEHAAVPFAGGIMQHGYQCGMIWGAALAAGAQAYRRFGSGPEAEMRAIIAARRLVDAFRARNGHINCLEITDLDQSSSTMKMMTYFLLKGGTIGCFRMAAKYAPVAFSEIDAALSDAHVEAPSAPVSCAAMLARKMGASDVHAVMAAGLAGGIGLCGGACGALGAAIWIIGMRDSRERDGKVGFRDPGAARAIEAFMKCTDYEFECSEIVGRRFESVGDHAGHVCAGGCSKIIETLAAQ from the coding sequence ATGACCAAAGCGGGCAACCGGATCTCGTCGATAGGAACCACGCGCACATTTCTCGCGGTCGGGGCCTGCTCGGAGGCGCTGTTCAACGTCCTGGACCGCGCGTTCGAACACCCCTTGAAGGCCGAGGAGCACGCCGCCGTGCCCTTCGCGGGCGGAATCATGCAGCACGGCTACCAGTGCGGCATGATTTGGGGCGCGGCGCTGGCCGCAGGGGCACAGGCGTATCGACGCTTCGGTTCGGGTCCCGAAGCCGAGATGAGGGCGATCATCGCCGCACGAAGGCTCGTGGACGCCTTCCGCGCCCGCAATGGACACATCAACTGTCTCGAGATCACCGACCTGGACCAGTCGTCGTCAACCATGAAGATGATGACCTATTTCCTCCTGAAAGGCGGGACCATCGGTTGTTTTCGCATGGCCGCGAAATATGCCCCGGTCGCGTTCAGTGAGATAGACGCGGCTCTCTCCGACGCGCACGTCGAGGCGCCCTCCGCTCCGGTGAGTTGCGCGGCGATGCTGGCGCGGAAGATGGGTGCATCCGACGTGCACGCCGTCATGGCCGCGGGACTGGCGGGCGGAATCGGCCTGTGTGGAGGTGCCTGCGGGGCGTTGGGGGCCGCGATCTGGATCATCGGGATGAGAGACAGCAGGGAACGAGACGGCAAGGTCGGTTTCAGGGATCCCGGCGCGGCGAGGGCCATTGAAGCGTTCATGAAGTGCACCGACTACGAATTCGAGTGCTCCGAGATAGTCGGACGGAGATTCGAGAGCGTCGGCGACCACGCCGGGCACGTTTGCGCTGGAGGCTGCTCGAAGATCATCGAGACGTTGGCTGCTCAGTGA